Genomic DNA from Burkholderia vietnamiensis LMG 10929:
GCCAGCAGCAACGGATCGTGAACCAGCAGCGACACGGCCGATGCGAGCACCGCGCCGAGCAGCGTGCCGCCGATGCGCAGCCCGGACAGCTTCACCGTCTGCGACAGCGTCGGCTGCATGATGAACATCGTCGTCAGCGCGAGCCAGTATCCCTGCTGCACGCCCGAGATGCGCGCGAGCGCGACGGCGATCATCGCGGCCACGGCAAGACGCGACGCATATCGATGAAACGGATTCGGCGCGACGATCTCGCGGCGCAGCGCGGCGAGCCGGCCCGCGCCGCGCGCGGGCTTGCCCGGTGCCGGCGCGGTGAGCGCCGCAGGAACGGTCGCGGTAGAAGGCGACTCCACCGCCGGATGAAGCAGCACTGCCGCGTATCGCGCGATCAGCGTTTCGCACGCGCGCAACCACGTCAGCCCCGCGTCGTCGCGATGCGCAACACGAAACTCGGCGACGCGCCCCGCGAGCGTCGCGCGGAGTTCGGCGAGGTCGTTCGCGAGCGACTGCGCCGCGTCGGCGGCCGCGCCGTCGCGGCCAACGGCGCGCGGACACGCTTCCACGAGCCGCGCCAGTTGCGCGAGCACCGGCGCGAGCAGCGCGGCGGCTTCGCGCCGTTCGCCGACGCCGGCCGCGGCGATGTGCGACTCGAGGCCGGCGAGCAACGCCATCGCGCGTTCCGCATCGGCGCGCCACTTGGCGGACAGCGGCGGAAGACCGCCGCGCGGGTGCATCGACACGGCGATCATCGCGTCGAGCCGCGCGCGCAATGCGGCGCGGCCGCGCTCGAGCGAGGCGGAATCGCCGTTCGCGGCCCGTGCGAGCCGTTCGACGAAGTTCGCCATCGCATGCAGGAACGCCATCGTCGCCATCCGCGCGCGTGCGCTGCCGTCGGTCTGCCACAGGACGATGCCGGCCAGCGTCGCCCAGACGCTGCCGCCGAAGTAGAACAGCGCGTACTGCACGGCCGACGCGCCGCCATGAACCGGAAAACACGCAGAGACGGCGCATGCGGTCGCGGTCAGAATGCCGCGCGTGCCGGCCGCGCCGCCCCACTTGCGCGCCGACGCGCCCAGATACGCGACGGCCCCGACGATGACGATCGACAGCGGCGGCAGCGCATGCGTCGCGATCGCGCTGGCGGACGCCAGGCCGCCCAGCATCCCGAACGACAGGCCGGTGGCGAGGCGGCCGGCGGCCGGGCGCTCGGACTCGTCGGCGAGGCAGGTCCAGAACGCGGCGATCGCGGACCAGCACAGCATCGGCATATGCAGCCGCGCCGCGGCGACGGCCGGCACGACACAGATCAGCCCGCCGCGCAGCGCTTCGGCGAGCGGCAGGTAGTGTCCGCCGAGATTGACGAAGCGCCGCAATCGGTCGCGAGCGGTTGAGACTAGACCCATCGTCGATCCTGCGCGCTCAACGTGCGTCGCCTGCGAGCGGGACCGGAATCACGGTCAGCGACCGGATGCCCTGCGCACCGCGGATCAGCACGCCTTCGATGTCGGCGGTTGCGGACGGCCCGCTCATCAGGCACGCGTAGCGCGCCGCGAAGAACTCGGGGCGGTGATACGCGTGATGCAGGTTGCCGACGATCTGCGCCGGGTCGAGCAGCGCGACCAGATGTTGCGACAGGTAGCCGAGCGCGTTCACGCGATACTCGCGCTCGCTCAGATAGAGCGAGCCGGTTTCCGCGACCGCGAACGCCGGGCGCACGATCCCGACGTCGACGTCGTTCAGCTCGTGCGGCCGCTCGACGGCTTCGATGCGCCGCGTGCCGGCCACCTCGGGCACCGCCGAACAGACCACCCGCGCATCCGGAAAGCGCGCCCGGATCAGCGCGTCGAGGTCGCCGTCCGCCGGCGGCTCGCACCAGATGCCGCCGACCCGCGCGAGCGCCTGCTTGAACGCGTCGAGCGCGGGCGGCAGATCCTGATCGAACAACGGCACCGCCGGCAGCGGCGCCGGCGTCCGGCCGGCCGTGCGCAGGCGGGAAAGGATCAGGTCGCGGCTGCTCATTTCTTGTTCCTCTTCAGATACCAGTCACGGAAAGTTTCGGCCGGCGGCTCCGGCAGTTCGCGCTGCTTGCCCCACTCGTTGAGCGGGTTGTACAGCACCGCGCGCGGCAGCGTCGAGATCGCGCCGGCGGCGCCCTTGATCGCCGCGCGATAGAGCTTCGGCCGGGACAGCACCTTGCCGGCGACCGTCATCGCTTCGCGCTTGACGAACGGCAGCGCGTGCCGCTCGGCGATGATCTGCCGCCACTTGTAGATCTGCTCGTGGATGTTGATCTTGACCGGGCACACGTTGGTGCAGCTGCCGTTCATCGTCGACGCGAACGGCAGCGAGCTGTATTTCTTGAAGTCGTAGGTCGGGTTGATGATCGCGCCGATCGGACCGGAGTAGACGCCGCCGTAGCTCAGCCCGCTGCTGCGCCGGTAGACCGGGCACGTGTTCATGCACGCGCCGCAGCGGATGCACTTCAGCGAATACCAGAAGTCGTCCATCGCGAGCCGTTCGGAGCGGCCGTTGTCGACCAGCACGAAGTGCATTTCGCCGCCGTCGCGCGGCCCGCGGAAATGCGACGTGTACTGCGTGATCGGCGAGCCGAGCGCATTGCGCGACAGCATGCGGATGAAGAGGCCGAGGTGCTCGAGCTTCGGAATCAGCTTCTCGATGCCGATCGACGCGATGTGCAGCGGCGGCAGGTTGGCGCTTAGGTCGGCATTGCCTTCGTTCGTGCAGACGGTGATGCCGCCCGTCTCCGCCACCGCGAAGTTGCAGCCGGTCATGCCCGCTTCCGCGGCGAGGAAGTGCGGGCGCGTGGCCTGCCGCTGCGCCTCGGCCAGCCGCGGAATGCTGCTTTCGGCCGGATCGGTGCCGAACGAGGCCGCGAAGGTCTGCGCCACGTCCGTCGCGAGTTTGTGTACGGCCGGCACGACGATATGCGACGGCATCTCGTCGTCGAGCTGCTGAATCCGCTCGCCGAGATCGGTTTCGACCACCGCGATGCCGCGCGCCTCGAGGTACGGGCGCATCTCGCACTCCTCGGTCAGCATCGACTTGCTCTTGACCAGCGTGCGCACGTTGCGGCCCTGCAGGATGTCGTAGACGATCCGGTTGTGCTCTTCCGCGTCCTTCGCCCAATGCACGACCACGCCGTTCGCGGTCGCATTGCGCTCGAACTGCTCGAGATAGTCGGGCAGATGCGTGAGCGTGTGTTCTTTGACCGCGGACGCGAGCGCGCGCATCGTTTCCCATTCGGGGATCGCATGCACGGCCTCGTCGCGCGCGGTGCGCAGCCCCCAGAGGCGCTTGTCGTGGAACTCGACGTGTTTCTCGTCGGCGATGAACTTCTTCGAGTAACCGACGTGGTCGACGCGTTTCATGCTCGTGCTCCGTTCAGGATGCTCGCGATGTGGATGAACTTCAGGCCGAGTCCGAGGCGCTCCGAGCAGCCCTTCTGGTGCATCAGGCACGACGAATCGGCCGACACGACGTACTCGGCGCCGTTGCGCGCATGATCGCGCACCTTGTCGGCGCCCATCCGCGCGGATACCGGCTCCTCCGAGACGCAGAACGTGCCGCCGAAGCCGCAGCATTCGTCGGGACGGTCGGGCTCGATGAACTCGATGCCCTTCACGCCCTTGAGCAGCGTCAGCGGCTTCGAGAAGAACGGGCCGCCGATTTCGGACATGCTGGCGGTCTTCAGGCCGCGCAGCGTGCCGCAGCTGTTGTGCAGGCCGACCTTGTGCGGAAATTCCGCCCACGGAAAGTCGTGCACCTGCAGCACGTCGTGAATGAACTCGACCAGCTCGTAGGTGTTGCCGCGGACCGCGAGCGCGTCGGGCGTCTGATCGGCCGCGCTCAGATGGTCGCGCACGTGATGCACGCAGCTGCCGCTCGGCGCGACGATGTAGTCGTAGCCGGCGAAGTTGCGCACGAACAGGTTCTCGGTGGCCGCGGCCTGCTTTTCACAGCCGCTGTTTCCCATCGGC
This window encodes:
- a CDS encoding FUSC family protein yields the protein MGLVSTARDRLRRFVNLGGHYLPLAEALRGGLICVVPAVAAARLHMPMLCWSAIAAFWTCLADESERPAAGRLATGLSFGMLGGLASASAIATHALPPLSIVIVGAVAYLGASARKWGGAAGTRGILTATACAVSACFPVHGGASAVQYALFYFGGSVWATLAGIVLWQTDGSARARMATMAFLHAMANFVERLARAANGDSASLERGRAALRARLDAMIAVSMHPRGGLPPLSAKWRADAERAMALLAGLESHIAAAGVGERREAAALLAPVLAQLARLVEACPRAVGRDGAAADAAQSLANDLAELRATLAGRVAEFRVAHRDDAGLTWLRACETLIARYAAVLLHPAVESPSTATVPAALTAPAPGKPARGAGRLAALRREIVAPNPFHRYASRLAVAAMIAVALARISGVQQGYWLALTTMFIMQPTLSQTVKLSGLRIGGTLLGAVLASAVSLLVHDPLLLALAVLPLATGTLATRSVSYVSYILFLTSHFILVAHLGTPIGPSWMLAALRVGNSFAGVLVGVLISLLAWPDREHHRIGEVADLAMAATATYLRAVGDDAPARARARRESLTVLRRQACVAIDRLDATIAATRFESIASDPRTASATVAMQQMKALVGALAPVEYLDDTLDALDRATIAAAARDAARLIADAAPAPAPAHATRPESPRDGDRASGHAREIQREVAERAWIVHALRSRISAVQRAPLRRAEAASGKPSSASRQRV
- a CDS encoding LutC/YkgG family protein, with protein sequence MSSRDLILSRLRTAGRTPAPLPAVPLFDQDLPPALDAFKQALARVGGIWCEPPADGDLDALIRARFPDARVVCSAVPEVAGTRRIEAVERPHELNDVDVGIVRPAFAVAETGSLYLSEREYRVNALGYLSQHLVALLDPAQIVGNLHHAYHRPEFFAARYACLMSGPSATADIEGVLIRGAQGIRSLTVIPVPLAGDAR
- a CDS encoding lactate utilization protein B; amino-acid sequence: MKRVDHVGYSKKFIADEKHVEFHDKRLWGLRTARDEAVHAIPEWETMRALASAVKEHTLTHLPDYLEQFERNATANGVVVHWAKDAEEHNRIVYDILQGRNVRTLVKSKSMLTEECEMRPYLEARGIAVVETDLGERIQQLDDEMPSHIVVPAVHKLATDVAQTFAASFGTDPAESSIPRLAEAQRQATRPHFLAAEAGMTGCNFAVAETGGITVCTNEGNADLSANLPPLHIASIGIEKLIPKLEHLGLFIRMLSRNALGSPITQYTSHFRGPRDGGEMHFVLVDNGRSERLAMDDFWYSLKCIRCGACMNTCPVYRRSSGLSYGGVYSGPIGAIINPTYDFKKYSSLPFASTMNGSCTNVCPVKINIHEQIYKWRQIIAERHALPFVKREAMTVAGKVLSRPKLYRAAIKGAAGAISTLPRAVLYNPLNEWGKQRELPEPPAETFRDWYLKRNKK
- a CDS encoding (Fe-S)-binding protein, which gives rise to MKVALFIPCFIDAFFPDVGVATLELLERLGCEVDYPLDQTCCGQPMGNSGCEKQAAATENLFVRNFAGYDYIVAPSGSCVHHVRDHLSAADQTPDALAVRGNTYELVEFIHDVLQVHDFPWAEFPHKVGLHNSCGTLRGLKTASMSEIGGPFFSKPLTLLKGVKGIEFIEPDRPDECCGFGGTFCVSEEPVSARMGADKVRDHARNGAEYVVSADSSCLMHQKGCSERLGLGLKFIHIASILNGARA